From a single Pleurodeles waltl isolate 20211129_DDA chromosome 8, aPleWal1.hap1.20221129, whole genome shotgun sequence genomic region:
- the LOC138249630 gene encoding zinc finger protein 391-like, producing MLESSILSQEIQVKHTVQRKTSKIQDNLLKRNTVSGVNRSDQSTGHARNINSSANFTEEDTNQKDANGNLFNGCKKRFSLRIAQKKHQAKDTENTPTHGASHTRTTKKCVSPASALFTDQQINKGAKHACMECGRWFLGESALLNHSCVHTGEKPFVCSECGKSFKHHSAFLRHQKVHTGEKPYACSECGKCFRQSSTLTTHLKIHTGERPYSCSECGKSFIKSAVLMRHKLTHTKEKPYTCSECGKCFRQSYEIVTHQRLHTGERPYKCSECPKSFRYPNSLAIHHRVHTGEKPYPCHECGKCFIDASSRTLHLRMHSGEKPFMCTECDKRFSRSSHLVDHRRTHSGEKPYACSDCGKCFRQLSNVLEHRKNKHSAKRLGKP from the coding sequence ATGCTGGAATCAAGTATACTGAGCCAAGAAATACAGGTGAAGCACACTGTGCAAAGAAAAACCAGCAAGATACAGGACAACTTACTTAAAAGGAACACAGTTTCAGGTGTGAACAGATCTGATCAATCTACTGGACATGCAAGAAATATTAACAGTTCTGCCAATTTCACCGAAGAAGACACTAATCAAAAAGATGCAAATGGAAACCTATTTAATGGCTGCAAAAAGAGATTCAGCTTGCGAATAGCACAAAAGAAACACCAGGCAAAAGATACAGAAAATACTCCAACTCATGGAGCCTCACACACACGAACTACAAAAAAATGTGTTAGCCCGGCCAGTGCATTATTTACAGATCAGCAGATAAACAAAGGAGCTAAGCATGCGTGCATGGAGTGTGGTAGGTGGTTCCTCGGTGAATCTGCGCTTCTGAACCACAGCTGCGTACACACTGGAGAGAAGCCGTTTGTATGTAGTGAGTGTGGAAAATCTTTTAAGCATCACTCTGCATTTCTCCGCCACCAGAAAGTACACACTGGAGAAAAGCCGTATGCTTGCAGTGAGTGTGGGAAGTGTTTTAGACAGTCCTCTACATTAACCACCCATCTGAAAATACATACAGGAGAGAGGCCTTACTCATGTTCTGAATGTGGAAAGTCTTTTATTAAGTCAGCAGTTTTAATGAGGCATAAGCTGACACACACAAAAGAGAAGCCctacacatgcagtgaatgtggaaagtgTTTCCGGCAGTCCTATGAAATAGTCACACACCAgcggctgcacacaggagagagacCATACAAATGTAGCGAATGTCCCAAGAGTTTTCGCTATCCTAATTCATTAGCCATCCACCACCGAGTacacactggagagaagccatATCCATGTCATGAATGTGGAAAATGTTTCATTGATGCCTCTTCAAGAACTCTCCACCTACGAATGCACTCAGGAGAGAAGCCCTTCATGTGTACTGAATGTGATAAGAGATTTTCTAGGTCTAGTCATTTAGTTGACCACAGGCGAACACACTCGGGAGAGAAGCCATATGCCTGTAGTGACTGTGGGAAGTGTTTCCGTCAATTATCAAATGTTCTTGAACACAGGAAAAACAAACATTCCGCGAAAcgtttaggaaaaccttga